Genomic window (Bacillus marinisedimentorum):
AAAGGATAATCGACTATAATGACTTGAGGGGAGGTGAAGTGTCATGGCAGATGTTTTAGATCGCGTAGCGAAAATCGTTGTGGATCGTCTTGGAGTTGATGAGTCGGAAGTGAAACCTGAAGCTAAATTTAAAGATGACCTCGGCGCTGATTCCCTTGATGTGGTCGAGCTCGTCATGGAATTAGAAGACGAATTCGATATGGAGATTTCCGATGAAGACGCTGAAAAAATTGAAACAGTAGGCGATGCAGTGAACTACATAAAAGCCAATCAATAGATCAGCGATACATGAAGTCCCGTTATCAATTAACGGGGCTTTCTCCGCTTTTATGCCGGCCGGAAATCTGCTGCCTGACCAGAAATCATAGTAGCAGTACTGGAGGGAACAACATT
Coding sequences:
- the acpP gene encoding acyl carrier protein, with product MADVLDRVAKIVVDRLGVDESEVKPEAKFKDDLGADSLDVVELVMELEDEFDMEISDEDAEKIETVGDAVNYIKANQ